TACGTGGTTCCGGCCCTCGAAATCCTGGACTCCAGGATCGAGATGGAGGGCCGGACCATCGTGGACACCATCTCGGACAACGCCGCGATGGGTGCCATGGTGATCGGCGGCAACCCGGTCAAGCCGGACGCGGTGGACCTCCGCTGGGTCTCCGCCATCCTCTACAAGAACCAGACCGTGGAGGAAACCGGTGTGGCCGCCGGAGTCCTGGACCACCCTGCCAACGGGGTCCACTGGCTGGCCAACAAGATCGCCGCCCATGGTGACTCTTTGAAGGCCGGGGATATCATCCTGGCGGGGTCCTTCACCCGTCCCCTGTGGGTCTACAAGGGCGACACCGTGCACGCTGACTACGGCCCCCTGGGAGTTGTGACATGCCGTTTCGAGTAGAGGACACTTTCCGCTCCGCCTTGGCTGAAGCGGGCCGTCCGCTCGCCGGGATGTGGGTCTGCTCCGGCAGCCCGCTGATCGCCGAACTCTGCGCCGGCCTGGACTGGCTCCTGGTGGACGCCGAGCACAGCCCCAACGGACTCGAATCCATCCTCGCCCAGCTGCAGGCCGTCCACGGCTACCCGGTCCACACCCTGGTCCGGCCGCCGGTCAACGACACCGTGGTGATCAAGCAGTACCTGGACCTTGGGGTGCAGAACCTGCTGATCCCCATGGTCAACTCCGTGGCCGAGGCTGAAGCCGCGGTGGCCGCGACCCGCTACCCCCCGCAGGGTGTCCGCGGAGTGGGCTCCGCACTGGCCCGCGCCGCCCGCTGGAACCGGGTACCCGATTACCTGGCCCGGGCCAACGAGACCATCAGCGTCACGGTCCAGATTGAATCCACCGCCGCCGTGGCAGCGGTGGAGGACATCCTGAAGGTGGACGGGGTGGACGCCGTCTTTATTGGGCCGTCCGACCTCGCCGCCTCCATGGGCCTGCTGGGACAGCAGGAACACCCCGAGGTGCGCGCCGCCGTCGAACACTGCCTGTCATCTGCCGCAGCGGCCGGGAAGCCCGCCGGTGTGAACGCCTTCAACCCGGACACGGCCCAGCATTACCTCACGAACGGCGCCGGCTTCATCCTGGTGGGCGCCGACGTCGCCATACTGGCCCGCGGCTCCGAAGCCCTCGCCGCAAAATACATACCGCACCCGGCGGCTGGCCCTGACGAAACCCGTCCCAGCTACTGACCCTCCCTTCCTAAGGACTTCCCATGACAGTTACTGCTGCGCTGCCCCCTGCCCTCACACCGGAGCGCGAAGCCGCGCTCCTTGCTTCCGTGCCCACAGGTCTTTTGATTAACGGTGAGTGGGTGGAGGCGTCCGACGGCGGCACGTTCGATGTGCACGACCCCGCCACCGGGAAGGTCCTCGCCACCCTCGCCTCCGCCACGAGCGCCGACGCGATCGCTGCGCTGGACGCGGCCGACGCCGCCCAGGCCTCCTGGGCCCGCACCGCACCCCGGGTACGGGCCGAGATCCTCCGGAAGGCGTTCGACCTCGTGACTGAGCGGGCGGAGGACTTCGCGCTGCTGATGACCCTGGAAATGGGCAAGCCACTGGCCGAGGCCCGCGGCGAAGTAACCTACGGGGCGGAGTTCCTGCGCTGGTTCTCCGAGGAAACCGTCCGCGACTACGGCCGCTACCTCACCACGCCCGAAGGCAAAAACAAGATCCTGGTCCAGCACAAACCCGTCGGGCCCTGCCTGCTCATCACGCCCTGGAACTTCCCGCTGGCGATGGCCACCCGCAAGGTCGCCCCCGCCGTCGCTGCCGGCTGCACCATGGTCCTCAAGCCCGCCAAGCTCACGCCGTTGACGGCGCAGTACTTCGCGCAGACCATGCTCGACGCCGGCCTGCCCGCGGGCGTGCTGAACGTCGTCGCCTCGTCCTCGGCCTCGGGGATTTCCGGGCCGCTGCTGAAGGACTCCCGGCTGCGGAAGGTCTCGTTCACCGGGTCCACCCCGGTCGGCAAGCGCCTGATGTCCGACGCCGCGCAGAACGTCCTGCGCACCTCGATGGAGCTGGGCGGGAACGCTCCGTTCATCGTGTTCGCGGACGCGGACCTGGACGCCGCGGTTGAAGGGGCGATGGCGGCGAAGATGCGGAACATGGGCGAGGCCTGCACCGCGGCCAACCGCTTCCTCGTCCACGAAGCCGTGGCGCAGGAATTTACCCGGAAGTTCGCCGCCGCCATGGCAGCCCTGACCACCGGCCGCGGCACCGACCCGGACAGTAAAGTCGGGCCGCTGATCGACGCCGGCGCCCGCGACGACGTCCACACCCTCGTCACCGACGCCGTCCAGTCCGGGGCCGTAGCCGTCACCGGCGGCGCCCCCGTGGACGGGCCCGGCTACTTCTACCAGCCCACCGTCCTGGCCAACGTGCCCAACGATGCAGCCATCCTGGGCCAGGAAATCTTCGGGCCCGTCGCCCCCGTCACCACCTTCAGCAGCGAGCAGCAAGCCATCGAACTGGCCAACAACACCGAGTACGGTCTCGCGTCCTACCTCTACAGCCGGGACTTCAACCGACTCCTGCGGGTGGCGGAGCAGATCGAATTCGGGATGGTCGGGTTCAACGCCGGCGTCATTTCCAACGCCGCAGCACCCTTCGGCGGCGTCAAACAATCAGGCCTCGGACGTGAGGGCGGCTCCGAAGGCCTCGCCGAATACACCACCACCCAGTACATCGGCATCGCCGACCCCCGCGCGGCCCAATAAGACCGCCCAAACTGGCCCAGTTATCACTGCGGGACTCCGGAAACCCGGGGTCCCGCAGTCGTTAATCGCCCAAAAGTGGGCCAGTGTGACACACACCCGCCGGCGTTCGCTCCAGCACAACAGTCCTGCGCACAAAGACAAGAGCCTGGAACGGGGTGCAACCCACACTGGGAGTAACCCGCTACGCCGACCGGCTGGCGTCCTTGCCTACTCGAAGTGGAGTATCCCTTGGAAACCTATGATGCGCTTCTCGCGTCCATCGCCCCCGCCACCGGCACCGGCCGGACCATCTTTGACCCTGCCACCGGTGAAGCCGTGGGCGAAGCCCCCATCCACGGCCTCGACTACCTGGAAAACGCCGTCTCCGCCGCCGTCGCCGCCCAGCCGGCCTGGGCTGCCCTGGGCCACGACGCAAGGTCCGCCGCGCTCCTCAAAGCAGCCGACGCCGTCGAACGCTCCGCCGAGGAACTCGCCCAACTGCTCTCCCGCGAGCAGGGCAAACCCCTCAACGGCCCCAACGCCCGTTTCGAAGTCGGCGCCTGCGTCGCGTGGCTCCGCGCCACCGCCGGCCTGCCGCTGGAACCGGAAACCATCGTGGACGACGGCGAGACCCGTGCCGAGCTGCACTACCGGCCCATCGGCGTCGTCGGCGCGATCGGCCCCTGGAACTGGCCCATGATGATCGCCGTCTGGCAGCTCGCCCCGGCCCTGCGCATGGGCAACGCCGTGGTGGTCAAGCCCTCGGGCAACACGCCGCTGTCCGTCCTGGCCCTGGTCAAGGTCCTCAACGAGGAACTCCCTGACGGCATCCTCTCGGTGGTTTCCTGCGGCCGCGAAGTGGGCGCGCGGCTCACCGACCACCCCGCCATCGGCAAGATCATGTTCACCGGTTCCACCGCCGGCGGCCGCGCCATCATCAAGTCCTCCGCGGACACCGTCAAGCGGCTCACCCTGGAACTGGGCGGCAACGACGCCGGCATCGTCCTGCCCGACGCCGACCCCAAAGCCATCGCCCAGGACATCTTCTGGGGCGCGTTCCTGAACA
This region of Arthrobacter sp. DNA4 genomic DNA includes:
- a CDS encoding HpcH/HpaI aldolase/citrate lyase family protein; amino-acid sequence: MPFRVEDTFRSALAEAGRPLAGMWVCSGSPLIAELCAGLDWLLVDAEHSPNGLESILAQLQAVHGYPVHTLVRPPVNDTVVIKQYLDLGVQNLLIPMVNSVAEAEAAVAATRYPPQGVRGVGSALARAARWNRVPDYLARANETISVTVQIESTAAVAAVEDILKVDGVDAVFIGPSDLAASMGLLGQQEHPEVRAAVEHCLSSAAAAGKPAGVNAFNPDTAQHYLTNGAGFILVGADVAILARGSEALAAKYIPHPAAGPDETRPSY
- a CDS encoding NAD-dependent succinate-semialdehyde dehydrogenase; this translates as MTVTAALPPALTPEREAALLASVPTGLLINGEWVEASDGGTFDVHDPATGKVLATLASATSADAIAALDAADAAQASWARTAPRVRAEILRKAFDLVTERAEDFALLMTLEMGKPLAEARGEVTYGAEFLRWFSEETVRDYGRYLTTPEGKNKILVQHKPVGPCLLITPWNFPLAMATRKVAPAVAAGCTMVLKPAKLTPLTAQYFAQTMLDAGLPAGVLNVVASSSASGISGPLLKDSRLRKVSFTGSTPVGKRLMSDAAQNVLRTSMELGGNAPFIVFADADLDAAVEGAMAAKMRNMGEACTAANRFLVHEAVAQEFTRKFAAAMAALTTGRGTDPDSKVGPLIDAGARDDVHTLVTDAVQSGAVAVTGGAPVDGPGYFYQPTVLANVPNDAAILGQEIFGPVAPVTTFSSEQQAIELANNTEYGLASYLYSRDFNRLLRVAEQIEFGMVGFNAGVISNAAAPFGGVKQSGLGREGGSEGLAEYTTTQYIGIADPRAAQ
- a CDS encoding aldehyde dehydrogenase family protein produces the protein METYDALLASIAPATGTGRTIFDPATGEAVGEAPIHGLDYLENAVSAAVAAQPAWAALGHDARSAALLKAADAVERSAEELAQLLSREQGKPLNGPNARFEVGACVAWLRATAGLPLEPETIVDDGETRAELHYRPIGVVGAIGPWNWPMMIAVWQLAPALRMGNAVVVKPSGNTPLSVLALVKVLNEELPDGILSVVSCGREVGARLTDHPAIGKIMFTGSTAGGRAIIKSSADTVKRLTLELGGNDAGIVLPDADPKAIAQDIFWGAFLNTGQTCAALKRLYVHDSIYDAVCEELVAVAKAMPMGNGLDENNVLGPLQNKAQYDVVANLVEAAKASGARVLLGGDPDTSQPGYFYPTTLVADIDNDNPLVAEEQFGPALPIIRYSTIDEAVEKANGLDVGLGASVWSPDLKAARDVAARIQAGTVWINRHGAVDPRIPFGGAKQSGYGVEFGVEGLKALGVPQVING